Proteins from a genomic interval of Desulfofustis limnaeus:
- a CDS encoding two-component system sensor histidine kinase NtrB, translated as MRSLSLLPAIGLDIVGSAANIVFSFLALHYARMLSRRQPDNFVWGYLFYVTFAIAAFTISRAVGHLVKQFLLIGGGDRIWHALSPFSGGFNTLFMISVAAVMIFYHKGVQAYEALEQEAGKLKDANSDLAAAASQLRDLNQNLEHKVEERTEELSRSERKFRHLFTASKDMVFFCEAGGRLVDMNDSGFEMLGYSRDDAKSLSLAVLFADATMVETYHRRLALDGYIKDLNVEMNRKDGSVISVLLSATALLEDNGRMSGSEAIAKDLTKVKVMLEQLASSEKMASIGQMAAGVAHEINTPLGIILGYTQLLMDDFPEGSEQHESLRVIERQTRASRKIVADLLKFSRQSGSTREDLDINEILSDVMAVTEHTLSLSHIDTHLERYPDVPRIIGDAEKLRQVFVNLINNAHHAMQEQGGHLFLRSSYDPQQEMVRVEVRDTGCGIPERHQPRIFDPFFTTKPVGQGTGLGLSVSYGIVHEHGGTISVQSPVADGQGTTAAGTRFIISLPAAGPQQGADLIKS; from the coding sequence ATGAGAAGTCTGTCGCTGCTGCCGGCTATTGGCCTCGATATCGTCGGCTCCGCCGCCAATATCGTCTTTTCCTTTCTGGCGCTGCATTATGCCCGGATGCTTTCCCGTCGGCAGCCCGATAACTTTGTCTGGGGGTATCTGTTTTATGTGACCTTTGCCATTGCCGCCTTCACTATCTCTCGTGCCGTCGGGCATCTGGTCAAGCAGTTTCTCCTGATCGGCGGTGGCGATCGGATTTGGCACGCCTTGTCCCCTTTTTCCGGAGGTTTCAACACCCTGTTCATGATCTCGGTGGCGGCGGTGATGATCTTCTACCACAAAGGAGTGCAGGCCTACGAAGCGCTGGAACAGGAGGCGGGCAAGCTCAAGGATGCCAACAGCGACCTCGCCGCCGCCGCCAGTCAGCTGCGTGATCTGAATCAGAACCTGGAACACAAGGTGGAGGAACGAACCGAGGAATTGTCCCGCTCGGAACGTAAGTTCCGCCATCTGTTCACCGCTTCTAAGGACATGGTGTTTTTCTGTGAGGCTGGAGGACGGTTGGTGGACATGAACGATTCCGGTTTCGAGATGCTCGGCTATTCCCGTGATGATGCAAAGAGCTTGAGTCTAGCTGTGTTGTTCGCCGATGCCACCATGGTTGAAACGTACCACCGCCGGCTGGCACTGGACGGCTACATCAAGGATCTCAACGTGGAAATGAACCGCAAGGACGGCAGCGTCATTTCCGTTCTGCTCTCCGCGACCGCCTTACTTGAAGATAACGGCCGGATGTCCGGTTCGGAGGCGATCGCCAAGGACCTGACCAAGGTGAAGGTCATGCTCGAGCAGCTGGCTTCCAGTGAGAAGATGGCCTCGATCGGACAGATGGCGGCAGGCGTGGCCCACGAGATAAATACGCCGCTGGGTATTATTCTCGGTTATACCCAGCTGTTGATGGATGATTTCCCCGAGGGGAGCGAGCAGCACGAAAGTCTGCGGGTGATCGAGCGCCAGACGAGAGCGAGCCGAAAGATAGTTGCCGATCTGTTGAAGTTCTCCCGCCAGTCCGGTTCCACCCGGGAAGACCTCGATATCAACGAGATTCTTTCCGACGTGATGGCCGTTACCGAACATACTCTCAGCCTCAGCCATATTGACACCCATCTCGAACGCTATCCTGACGTGCCGCGGATCATCGGTGATGCGGAAAAGCTCCGGCAGGTATTCGTCAATCTGATCAACAACGCCCATCATGCCATGCAGGAGCAGGGCGGGCATCTGTTCCTCCGCAGTAGTTACGATCCGCAGCAGGAGATGGTCCGGGTCGAGGTTCGCGATACCGGTTGCGGTATCCCCGAGCGGCATCAGCCCCGGATCTTCGACCCGTTTTTCACCACCAAGCCGGTAGGGCAGGGAACCGGGCTCGGGCTTTCGGTCTCCTACGGGATCGTGCATGAACATGGCGGCACCATTAGCGTGCAGAGCCCGGTTGCGGATGGGCAGGGAACAACGGCGGCGGGGACCAGGTTCATCATCAGCCTGCCGGCAGCCGGTCCGCAGCAGGGAGCAGACCTCATCAAGAGTTAG
- a CDS encoding response regulator, which translates to MAEILVLDDVLDATVLVGKILTKKGHTVHTFTEEEDALRHVEQNRVDLAILDIKLKKMSGIEVLAEMKKKNAEMRAIMLTGYPTVETAREAINLGAEEYCVKPIDRLELEEKVEKVLKNAAQPGGLRA; encoded by the coding sequence ATGGCAGAGATATTGGTATTGGACGACGTGCTCGACGCGACCGTCTTGGTCGGCAAGATCCTGACCAAGAAAGGGCATACGGTGCATACCTTCACCGAAGAGGAGGACGCATTGCGTCATGTGGAGCAGAACCGGGTCGACCTGGCCATCCTCGACATCAAACTGAAGAAGATGAGCGGGATCGAAGTCCTGGCGGAAATGAAGAAAAAGAACGCCGAGATGCGGGCGATCATGTTGACCGGTTATCCGACCGTGGAAACGGCTCGGGAGGCGATCAACCTCGGAGCTGAAGAATATTGCGTCAAGCCGATCGATCGTCTGGAACTGGAGGAAAAGGTCGAAAAGGTGCTCAAGAATGCAGCGCAGCCCGGCGGTCTTCGAGCCTGA
- a CDS encoding GAF domain-containing protein has product MSDTPQQDRDRRYLLVFQQVTKLISMAHDPRAVMETIVSILPELLGSDACTIRLLDPDTDAFVLGAAAGVSREYLDRHDVDSAETMDLVSAGRPVATEDVATSPHRPFREAARREGVVSVLTLPISYQGKVTGIMRLLTRNRRVFSGEEIDFAHALAEQVGIALANASMFRQLEQQVDFLKEVQAISKMVNSTLDLDSILQTIVELLPRSLRAQGCTIRLLAPQSSRLELAASFGLSKRYLERGEVAGEENTVRALQGEPVAIANVEHDSRVLYHEHMRREGIKSLLAVPIKVSREVIGVIRILARERRTFGAAEINFASAVAEVGGAAIKNAATYRQITLLFNQIEEHEQFLGNIIDCIRPQLLVVDKNGHVVMANKAFLEANGKSEGEVLGMAYGQVCRTEDGEGSCPVPQVLVTGQMVSVVQSQVEEDGRHWYERSATPMRTNSGEVEYVIEVIRDLTAQRRLEEEQAERSKLEGVIELAGTVAHEINTPLFAALGTAQLMEADLDDQESGDDLRTIIRNLQAIGDLTRKMATMTGYRGKQYVGETRIIDLG; this is encoded by the coding sequence ATGAGCGATACCCCCCAGCAAGACCGGGATCGACGTTATCTGCTGGTTTTCCAGCAGGTGACGAAGCTGATTTCGATGGCTCACGATCCCCGGGCAGTGATGGAGACGATCGTCTCCATTCTGCCGGAACTGCTTGGCAGCGACGCCTGTACCATCCGGCTGCTCGACCCGGACACCGACGCCTTTGTGCTCGGTGCGGCAGCGGGTGTCTCGCGGGAATACCTGGATCGGCATGACGTGGACTCGGCCGAAACCATGGACCTGGTGTCGGCAGGAAGACCGGTGGCGACGGAGGATGTGGCGACCAGCCCGCACCGGCCGTTTCGCGAAGCTGCTCGTCGCGAGGGAGTTGTCTCGGTGTTGACCTTGCCCATCTCCTATCAGGGCAAGGTCACCGGAATCATGCGCTTGCTTACCCGCAATCGCCGCGTCTTTTCCGGAGAGGAGATCGATTTCGCGCATGCCCTGGCGGAACAGGTGGGAATTGCCCTGGCCAATGCCTCGATGTTCCGGCAACTCGAGCAGCAAGTTGATTTTCTCAAGGAGGTTCAGGCCATTTCTAAGATGGTCAACTCGACGCTGGATCTCGATTCGATCCTGCAGACGATTGTCGAGTTGCTGCCCCGCAGCCTTCGGGCCCAGGGCTGCACCATCAGGTTGCTGGCGCCGCAGAGTAGCCGGTTGGAATTGGCCGCTTCGTTTGGTTTGTCCAAGCGCTATTTGGAGCGGGGTGAGGTGGCCGGGGAGGAGAATACGGTTCGGGCCCTACAGGGCGAACCGGTGGCGATTGCCAACGTGGAACATGACAGCCGGGTCCTTTACCATGAACATATGCGCCGTGAAGGCATCAAATCGTTGCTGGCCGTACCGATCAAGGTGAGCCGGGAGGTGATCGGGGTCATCAGGATCTTGGCCCGGGAGCGGCGGACCTTCGGTGCCGCCGAGATCAACTTCGCTTCGGCGGTGGCCGAGGTCGGCGGGGCGGCCATCAAGAATGCCGCCACCTACCGGCAGATCACCCTGCTCTTCAACCAGATTGAAGAGCATGAGCAGTTTCTGGGCAACATCATCGATTGCATCCGCCCGCAGTTGCTGGTGGTCGACAAGAACGGGCATGTGGTCATGGCCAATAAGGCTTTTCTCGAGGCAAACGGTAAGAGCGAGGGGGAGGTGTTGGGCATGGCCTACGGTCAGGTCTGCCGGACCGAAGACGGTGAGGGGAGCTGTCCGGTGCCCCAGGTGCTCGTCACCGGTCAGATGGTCAGTGTCGTCCAATCGCAGGTGGAAGAGGATGGCCGGCATTGGTATGAGCGATCGGCGACGCCGATGCGCACGAACAGTGGTGAGGTCGAGTATGTGATCGAGGTGATCCGGGATCTGACCGCCCAACGTCGTCTCGAAGAGGAGCAGGCGGAGCGGAGCAAACTGGAAGGGGTGATCGAATTGGCCGGTACCGTGGCCCATGAAATCAATACCCCGCTCTTCGCAGCGCTGGGAACGGCCCAACTGATGGAGGCCGATCTCGATGACCAGGAATCGGGCGACGACCTGCGGACCATTATCCGTAATCTCCAGGCTATCGGGGATTTGACCAGGAAGATGGCGACCATGACCGGCTATCGGGGCAAGCAATACGTGGGTGAAACCCGCATCATCGACCTCGGTTGA
- a CDS encoding sulfite exporter TauE/SafE family protein produces the protein MIGVLQDPAWAGKLEEAIASAPQGTEPGQIDPSKPAGFLGIPGGPQVNMIVAFLWAVWVGWIFSTVGAFGGVMAGVGHMGVFGLGDYAKTFKQTAPTLNKSITDSIRGSNQFLVGFSALISSFNYYKMGRLVVPLAIALGLGSIVGAWGSVTLSAGKISFSAYQGYFGLFVLALGVYLFWETSPAGQANKKKAKAAAQAFEATVKKQKSGENIDTASLGVKVTKMSLTQIMFTFYGVEFKFNPLIPFFGGVVIAAIAAFLGVGGGFLLVPFLTSVAELPMYLAAGTSALAVLISMITSIITLISKGVQFDWALIGLELVGIAVGSVVGPRTSKYFSDIWLKRLFIVLALYVGIDYVLRGFFGIRLVG, from the coding sequence ATGATCGGAGTGCTCCAGGATCCGGCCTGGGCGGGCAAGCTTGAAGAGGCGATTGCCAGTGCGCCGCAAGGTACCGAACCGGGCCAGATCGACCCGAGTAAGCCCGCCGGATTCCTTGGTATTCCCGGTGGTCCCCAGGTGAATATGATCGTCGCTTTTCTGTGGGCCGTCTGGGTCGGCTGGATCTTCTCCACCGTCGGTGCCTTCGGTGGTGTCATGGCCGGTGTCGGCCACATGGGCGTGTTCGGGCTGGGCGATTATGCCAAGACCTTCAAACAGACTGCACCGACTCTCAATAAGAGCATCACCGACTCGATCCGTGGTTCGAACCAGTTCCTGGTTGGCTTTTCGGCATTGATCTCGTCATTCAACTATTACAAAATGGGCCGTTTAGTGGTGCCGCTGGCGATCGCTCTCGGGCTCGGTTCCATCGTCGGTGCCTGGGGTTCGGTGACCCTGTCGGCCGGTAAGATCTCATTCAGTGCCTACCAGGGTTACTTCGGCCTCTTTGTCCTGGCTCTGGGTGTGTATCTGTTCTGGGAAACCTCTCCGGCCGGCCAGGCCAACAAGAAGAAGGCGAAAGCGGCAGCCCAGGCGTTCGAGGCAACGGTGAAGAAGCAAAAAAGCGGGGAGAACATCGATACCGCCTCGCTTGGCGTCAAGGTCACCAAGATGTCCTTGACCCAGATCATGTTCACCTTTTACGGCGTCGAGTTTAAGTTCAACCCGCTCATTCCCTTTTTCGGTGGTGTCGTTATTGCGGCGATTGCCGCGTTTCTCGGCGTCGGCGGCGGCTTCCTGCTGGTGCCGTTTCTCACCAGTGTAGCCGAACTGCCCATGTACCTGGCGGCCGGAACATCGGCCCTGGCAGTTCTGATCAGCATGATCACCAGCATCATCACCCTGATCTCCAAAGGTGTTCAGTTTGACTGGGCGCTGATCGGACTGGAACTAGTCGGTATCGCCGTCGGTTCGGTCGTCGGCCCGCGTACCTCCAAATACTTCTCCGATATCTGGCTGAAGCGGTTGTTCATCGTGCTGGCCCTTTATGTCGGTATCGACTATGTTTTGCGTGGATTCTTCGGTATCCGGCTTGTCGGCTGA
- a CDS encoding two-component system sensor histidine kinase NtrB — MISDLTRFLHNLRFRTKITLGMTCMLVFCGIGIGLTLSSMSSEALLEEGKKRGKAMTTGLAFRLTEPLLAMDFLQMSNLLDNAQRQYDDILYVFLTDAGANVLSHTFAGGFPTDLLRISDTRSEGRPLLLDTEQGRVYDFSAPITLGNNTLGTVRLGLSRSAIDAQIKRQQMASLVSTLAVVGVGVMLSLWFARTITHRLNRLRSSVEEIVTGNLDVHAGTTLAKYCWQIMNCHRQECPAYGDKQRRCWYLAGTLCPNCQVGEYPFKMESCRQCPVFRHNFGDELQDLAEAFDAMAVTVKNHIEELTERERTIARQQGILKTIVNVTPDFITLQDRDLRYTFAGKSFCDYFGLTEADVIGKNDFAIFSETRARSNTEEDREILATGKPLAKEVSIKRAGEHHWFHVVKVPVHDQDGSIMGILLTARDITMLKKFQEQLIQSQKLEDLGRLAGGVAHEINTPLGIILGYTQLLMDDIHDQELLDGLKTIEKQTKVCRKIVADLLGYSRQSQSVVGEVAINESLQEVINLVEHAFFLNRIKVVFLPDTAVTTLHGDKERLRQVWLNLLNNAADAIGQDGLIIVRSRLLPDTQRLEVSVADTGKGVAQHHLGKLFDPFFTTKQVGKGTGLGLSVSIGIIKDHGGTITALSPPPPPFFPDDLPKPKNGGPGTVFIVELPQTRSTETVSPPSISTT; from the coding sequence TTGATTAGCGACCTGACCCGTTTCCTGCACAATCTGCGTTTCCGGACCAAGATCACTCTGGGCATGACCTGCATGCTCGTCTTCTGCGGCATCGGTATCGGCTTGACCCTGTCATCCATGTCTTCGGAGGCGTTGCTCGAAGAAGGAAAGAAGCGGGGTAAGGCAATGACCACCGGCCTGGCCTTTCGTTTAACCGAACCACTGCTGGCCATGGACTTTTTGCAGATGAGCAATCTTCTGGACAATGCTCAACGGCAGTACGACGACATCCTCTACGTCTTCCTCACCGATGCCGGCGCCAACGTCCTTTCGCACACGTTTGCCGGAGGATTCCCCACCGATCTGCTCCGTATCAGCGACACCAGGAGCGAAGGGCGCCCGTTGCTGCTCGATACCGAGCAAGGGCGGGTCTACGACTTCAGCGCCCCGATCACCCTCGGCAACAATACCCTCGGCACGGTCCGGCTAGGCCTGTCACGAAGCGCCATTGACGCCCAGATCAAGCGCCAGCAAATGGCCAGCCTGGTCAGCACGCTGGCCGTGGTCGGCGTCGGCGTCATGCTGTCCCTGTGGTTTGCCCGGACCATCACCCATCGCCTGAACCGGCTCAGGTCATCAGTGGAAGAGATCGTCACCGGCAATCTCGACGTCCACGCCGGCACCACCCTGGCCAAGTACTGCTGGCAGATCATGAATTGCCACCGGCAAGAATGCCCGGCTTATGGAGACAAACAACGACGGTGCTGGTATCTGGCCGGAACCCTCTGCCCCAACTGCCAAGTCGGTGAATATCCGTTCAAGATGGAAAGCTGCCGCCAGTGCCCGGTCTTCAGACACAATTTCGGCGACGAGTTGCAGGATCTGGCAGAGGCCTTCGATGCCATGGCCGTCACCGTAAAAAACCACATTGAGGAACTTACCGAACGGGAGCGGACCATCGCCCGCCAGCAGGGTATCCTGAAGACCATCGTCAATGTTACCCCGGATTTCATCACGTTGCAGGACCGGGATCTGCGCTACACTTTCGCCGGAAAATCGTTTTGCGACTATTTCGGCCTGACCGAGGCCGACGTTATCGGTAAAAACGACTTTGCCATCTTCTCGGAAACCCGAGCACGAAGCAACACCGAAGAAGACCGGGAGATCCTCGCCACCGGCAAACCGCTGGCCAAAGAGGTGTCGATCAAGCGGGCCGGGGAACACCACTGGTTCCACGTGGTGAAGGTCCCGGTCCACGACCAGGACGGCAGTATCATGGGCATTCTGCTGACCGCCCGGGACATCACCATGCTGAAAAAATTTCAGGAGCAGCTGATTCAGTCCCAGAAACTCGAGGACCTGGGACGTCTGGCCGGCGGCGTCGCCCACGAGATCAACACCCCCTTGGGTATTATTCTCGGATATACCCAGTTGTTGATGGACGACATCCATGACCAAGAGCTGCTCGACGGCTTGAAGACCATTGAAAAACAGACGAAGGTGTGCCGCAAGATCGTCGCCGATCTGCTCGGCTATTCGCGACAATCGCAATCGGTGGTCGGCGAGGTCGCTATCAACGAATCGCTGCAGGAGGTCATCAACCTGGTGGAGCACGCCTTTTTTCTCAATCGCATCAAGGTGGTTTTTCTGCCGGACACGGCAGTAACCACGCTGCACGGTGACAAAGAACGGCTCCGCCAGGTGTGGCTCAACCTGTTGAACAATGCGGCGGATGCCATCGGTCAGGACGGCCTGATCATCGTTCGCTCACGCCTGCTCCCCGACACGCAACGACTGGAAGTCAGCGTGGCGGACACCGGGAAGGGCGTGGCCCAACACCATCTCGGCAAGCTGTTCGATCCGTTTTTCACCACCAAGCAGGTGGGCAAGGGGACCGGACTGGGCCTCTCGGTATCGATTGGCATCATCAAGGACCACGGCGGCACCATCACCGCCCTGAGCCCGCCGCCACCGCCGTTCTTCCCCGACGATCTGCCCAAACCCAAAAACGGGGGACCAGGCACGGTCTTTATCGTTGAACTGCCGCAGACACGCAGCACCGAAACCGTATCGCCACCATCCATATCCACCACGTGA
- a CDS encoding phosphate/phosphite/phosphonate ABC transporter substrate-binding protein yields the protein MTSRLLLSLLLVASLLLVGCSEDEPPITVSLEKRQEISIQPRQPAITYAYLPQYSHTESFQRHHQLVEYLSEATGLPVRQVFPDTFDHHLSMFGQGEIDVSFSNPFIYVKLANRYGARAMARIIEKNGRAEFRGQIIARRDNDRITSLADCRGKSWVAVDPSSAGGYLFPLGHFFDHGLRLDDFREVVFAGGRQENVILGVYAGLHDIGSIREGSLQVVAGKIDLGQLKVIDHSPWYPGWVYAHSPRLSADTVDLIRNALLALDYQNNAQHRAILDAANFIGFVPSDDQDFDRIRTLSQKVGLNLD from the coding sequence ATGACCAGTCGTCTGCTCCTTTCGTTGCTGCTCGTCGCCTCGCTTCTGCTGGTCGGTTGCAGCGAGGATGAACCACCGATCACCGTTTCCCTGGAAAAACGCCAGGAGATCAGCATTCAACCGCGACAGCCGGCCATCACTTACGCCTATTTGCCGCAATATTCCCACACCGAGTCTTTCCAGCGACATCATCAACTGGTCGAATATCTCTCCGAAGCGACCGGCCTGCCCGTGCGGCAGGTCTTCCCCGATACCTTCGATCATCACCTGAGCATGTTCGGCCAGGGAGAGATCGATGTTTCCTTTTCCAACCCGTTCATCTACGTCAAGCTGGCCAATCGTTACGGGGCCCGGGCCATGGCCAGAATCATCGAAAAAAACGGTCGTGCCGAGTTCCGCGGGCAGATCATCGCCCGCAGAGACAATGACCGGATCACCAGCCTTGCCGACTGCCGGGGAAAATCATGGGTGGCCGTCGATCCCTCCTCGGCCGGTGGATACCTCTTTCCTCTCGGCCATTTTTTTGATCACGGCCTGCGGCTCGACGATTTCCGTGAAGTAGTGTTTGCCGGCGGTCGCCAGGAGAATGTCATTCTCGGCGTCTATGCCGGTCTGCACGATATCGGTTCGATTCGGGAGGGGTCTCTGCAGGTGGTGGCCGGGAAAATCGACCTTGGGCAGCTCAAGGTAATCGACCATTCGCCTTGGTACCCGGGGTGGGTCTATGCCCATAGCCCCAGGCTTTCCGCCGATACGGTCGACCTGATTCGCAACGCCCTGCTTGCCCTCGATTATCAGAACAACGCGCAGCACCGGGCGATTCTTGACGCCGCCAACTTCATTGGCTTTGTGCCATCCGATGATCAGGATTTCGACCGAATCCGGACCTTGAGTCAAAAGGTGGGGCTGAACCTTGATTAG